Proteins found in one Aneurinibacillus uraniidurans genomic segment:
- the rplX gene encoding 50S ribosomal protein L24: MHVKTGDNVVVISGKDKGKKGRVLAAYPKTGRVLVEGVNMVKKHTRPNPNNPQGGIVTQEAAIHSSNVMIADPKTGEPTRIGHKIVDGKKVRIAKKSGEVIE; encoded by the coding sequence CTGCACGTGAAAACTGGTGATAACGTTGTTGTTATCAGCGGTAAAGATAAAGGCAAAAAAGGACGCGTTCTCGCTGCTTACCCGAAAACAGGCCGTGTGCTTGTTGAAGGTGTGAACATGGTGAAGAAACACACTCGTCCAAACCCGAACAATCCGCAAGGTGGCATCGTTACACAGGAAGCAGCAATTCACTCTTCCAACGTAATGATCGCAGATCCGAAAACAGGTGAACCGACTCGTATTGGTCACAAGATTGTAGACGGAAAGAAAGTTCGTATCGCGAAAAAATCTGGCGAAGTTATCGAATAG
- the rplN gene encoding 50S ribosomal protein L14, producing the protein MIQTQTRLRVADNSGAKELMCIKVLGGSGRKFANIGDIIVCSVKQATPGGVVKKGDVVKAVIVRTKTGARRKDGSYIRFDENAAVIVREDKGPRGTRIFGPVARELRDKDFMKIVSLAPEVL; encoded by the coding sequence GTGATCCAAACTCAAACTCGTTTACGTGTAGCCGACAACTCCGGTGCGAAAGAACTTATGTGTATTAAAGTTCTCGGTGGCTCTGGCCGCAAATTCGCTAACATCGGTGACATTATTGTTTGCTCGGTAAAACAAGCAACACCAGGTGGCGTTGTTAAGAAAGGCGACGTAGTTAAAGCGGTAATCGTACGGACGAAAACTGGTGCTCGTCGTAAAGACGGCTCTTATATCCGCTTTGATGAAAACGCAGCTGTAATCGTCCGCGAAGACAAAGGCCCGCGCGGAACTCGTATCTTCGGACCAGTTGCCCGGGAACTTCGTGATAAAGACTTCATGAAGATCGTATCTCTGGCTCCTGAAGTACTGTAA
- the rpsQ gene encoding 30S ribosomal protein S17: protein MAVERNARKAVLGKVVSDKMDKTIVVLVETYKTHPLYGKRVKYSKKFKAHDEQNTAKIGDLVKIMETRPLSKDKRWRLVEVVEKAVII from the coding sequence ATGGCAGTAGAACGCAACGCACGTAAAGCTGTTCTTGGTAAAGTTGTTTCCGACAAAATGGATAAAACCATTGTTGTTCTTGTTGAAACATACAAAACGCACCCGCTTTACGGAAAGCGCGTGAAATACTCCAAGAAGTTCAAAGCTCATGATGAGCAGAACACAGCGAAAATCGGTGATCTTGTAAAAATCATGGAAACTCGCCCGCTGTCTAAAGACAAGCGCTGGAGACTCGTTGAAGTGGTTGAGAAAGCCGTTATTATCTAA
- the rpmC gene encoding 50S ribosomal protein L29: MKANEIRNLTTAEIEQKVSSMKEELFNLRFQLATGQLDNTAQIGQVRKAIARAKTVLRERELGIG; this comes from the coding sequence ATGAAAGCTAATGAAATTCGCAACTTAACCACTGCCGAAATCGAACAGAAAGTTTCTTCTATGAAGGAAGAGCTTTTCAACCTCCGTTTTCAATTAGCGACAGGTCAATTAGATAACACTGCACAAATTGGCCAGGTTCGTAAGGCTATCGCGCGTGCAAAAACCGTTCTTCGTGAACGTGAATTAGGCATTGGCTAA
- the rplP gene encoding 50S ribosomal protein L16 gives MLIPKRVKHRKQHRGKMRGQAKGGTQVAFGEYGLQALEASWITNRQIESARIAMTRYIKRGGKVWIKIFPDKPITQKPLEVRMGSGKGSVEKWVAIVKPGKIMFELAGVPEETAREAMRLAMHKLPVKCKFVKREEVGGDANES, from the coding sequence ATGTTGATTCCTAAGCGCGTAAAACACCGCAAACAACACCGCGGAAAAATGAGAGGTCAAGCCAAAGGCGGCACTCAAGTAGCTTTCGGTGAATACGGCCTGCAAGCTCTGGAAGCCTCCTGGATCACAAACCGTCAAATCGAATCTGCGCGTATTGCGATGACTCGTTACATCAAACGTGGCGGTAAAGTATGGATTAAAATTTTCCCGGACAAACCAATTACTCAAAAGCCTCTCGAAGTCCGCATGGGTTCCGGTAAAGGTTCTGTTGAGAAATGGGTAGCAATCGTTAAACCGGGTAAGATTATGTTTGAGCTGGCTGGTGTTCCGGAAGAAACGGCACGCGAAGCAATGCGTCTGGCTATGCACAAACTTCCGGTTAAATGTAAGTTTGTAAAACGGGAAGAAGTGGGTGGTGACGCAAATGAAAGCTAA
- the rpsC gene encoding 30S ribosomal protein S3 translates to MGQKVSPIGLRVGVIRDWESKWFADKDYATLLHEDLKVRQFVKDQLKDASVSTVEIERAANRVNVTIHTAKPGMVIGKGGSEVEKLRKALSSLTSKKVHININEIKNPDMDANLVAQSIARQLENRISFRRAQKQSLQRTMRAGAQGIKTMVSGRLGGADIARSEGYSEGTVPLHTLRADIDYGTAEADTTYGKIGVKVWIYRGEVLPQAKKRTEEEGGK, encoded by the coding sequence GTGGGTCAGAAAGTTAGCCCGATTGGACTTCGTGTAGGCGTTATTCGTGACTGGGAATCCAAATGGTTCGCAGATAAAGACTATGCTACTCTTCTTCACGAAGACTTGAAAGTCCGTCAATTCGTTAAAGACCAGCTGAAAGACGCTTCCGTTTCTACAGTAGAAATCGAGCGCGCAGCTAACCGTGTAAATGTTACAATTCACACTGCTAAGCCAGGCATGGTAATCGGTAAAGGCGGTAGCGAAGTTGAAAAACTGCGCAAAGCACTGTCTAGCCTGACAAGCAAGAAAGTTCACATCAACATCAATGAAATCAAAAACCCGGATATGGATGCAAACCTCGTAGCGCAGAGCATCGCTCGTCAGCTCGAAAACCGCATTTCTTTCCGTCGTGCACAAAAGCAGTCTCTGCAACGCACAATGCGTGCTGGTGCACAAGGTATTAAAACAATGGTAAGCGGCCGTCTTGGTGGCGCGGATATCGCTCGTTCTGAAGGATACAGCGAAGGTACAGTTCCACTTCACACACTGCGTGCTGACATTGATTACGGTACTGCTGAAGCTGATACTACGTACGGAAAAATCGGCGTGAAAGTATGGATCTACCGTGGAGAAGTTCTTCCTCAGGCGAAGAAAAGAACTGAAGAGGAAGGAGGCAAATAA
- the rplV gene encoding 50S ribosomal protein L22, whose protein sequence is MEAKAVARYIRIAPRKVRLVVDLIRGKQVGEALAILKHTPKAGSPVIEKVLLSAVANAEHNMNLDANELVVSKVFVDEGPTLKRFRPRAMGRASRINKRTSHITVVVSEK, encoded by the coding sequence ATGGAAGCAAAAGCGGTAGCTCGTTATATCCGTATTGCACCTCGTAAAGTTCGTCTCGTTGTAGACCTGATCCGAGGTAAGCAAGTAGGTGAGGCTCTTGCAATCCTGAAGCACACTCCGAAAGCTGGTTCTCCAGTAATCGAGAAAGTGTTGCTCTCTGCTGTTGCGAATGCTGAGCACAACATGAACTTAGATGCGAACGAATTAGTCGTAAGCAAAGTATTTGTAGATGAAGGCCCGACGCTGAAACGTTTCCGCCCGCGCGCAATGGGTCGCGCAAGCCGAATCAACAAGCGTACTAGCCACATTACGGTTGTAGTATCTGAAAAATAA
- the rpsS gene encoding 30S ribosomal protein S19, translated as MGRSLKKGPFVDDHLMKKVEEHNAKEDKKVIKTWSRRSTIFPDFIGHTFAVYDGRKHVPVYVTEDMVGHKLGEFAPTRTFKGHVDTDKKTRR; from the coding sequence ATGGGACGCAGCTTAAAAAAAGGACCTTTTGTAGATGACCACCTCATGAAAAAGGTCGAAGAGCATAACGCGAAAGAAGACAAAAAAGTTATTAAAACTTGGTCTCGTCGCTCCACAATCTTCCCAGATTTCATCGGTCACACATTTGCAGTGTACGATGGTCGCAAGCATGTACCTGTATATGTAACCGAAGATATGGTCGGACATAAACTTGGAGAATTTGCTCCAACTCGTACCTTCAAAGGTCACGTAGATACTGACAAGAAGACGAGACGGTAA
- the rplB gene encoding 50S ribosomal protein L2 has translation MAIKKYKPTSPARRQMTVSTFEEITTSKPEKSLLAPKSKNAGRNNQGKITVRHHGGGHKQKYRIIDFKRNKDGIPGRVATIEYDPNRSANIALINYADGEKRYILAPQGLQVGTIIESGVDADIKVGNALPLEKIPVGTTIHNIELKAGKGGQLVRSAGTSAQLLGRDGDYAIVRLTSGETRMIRKECRATIGGVGNGDHELINIGKAGRSRWLGKRPTVRGSVMNPNDHPHGGGEGRAPIGRSGPLTPWGKPTLGAKTRKKNKHSSKYIVRSRKK, from the coding sequence ATGGCAATTAAAAAGTACAAACCGACTTCTCCTGCTCGTCGTCAGATGACAGTATCCACTTTCGAAGAGATCACTACTTCGAAGCCGGAAAAATCCTTGCTTGCTCCGAAAAGCAAAAACGCTGGTCGTAACAACCAGGGTAAAATTACTGTTCGTCATCATGGTGGCGGTCATAAGCAGAAGTACCGTATCATTGACTTCAAACGTAACAAAGACGGTATCCCAGGTCGTGTAGCAACAATCGAATACGATCCGAACCGTTCAGCTAATATTGCTCTTATCAACTATGCAGATGGTGAGAAACGTTACATCTTGGCTCCGCAAGGACTTCAAGTTGGCACGATTATCGAATCTGGCGTAGATGCAGATATCAAAGTGGGTAACGCACTGCCGCTCGAAAAGATCCCGGTAGGTACAACAATCCACAACATCGAACTGAAAGCAGGCAAAGGTGGACAGCTGGTTCGTTCTGCTGGTACATCAGCTCAATTGCTCGGTCGCGATGGCGATTACGCAATCGTACGCCTCACTTCTGGTGAAACTCGTATGATTCGTAAAGAGTGCCGCGCTACAATCGGTGGCGTAGGTAATGGAGATCATGAACTGATCAACATCGGTAAAGCAGGTCGCTCTCGCTGGTTAGGCAAGCGTCCAACGGTTCGCGGTTCCGTAATGAACCCGAATGATCACCCGCACGGTGGTGGTGAAGGTCGCGCTCCGATCGGTCGTAGTGGTCCACTCACTCCTTGGGGTAAACCGACGCTTGGTGCGAAAACTCGCAAGAAAAACAAGCACTCTAGCAAGTATATTGTTCGTAGCCGCAAAAAATAA
- the rplW gene encoding 50S ribosomal protein L23 produces the protein MKDPRDIIKRPVITERTADMMSSNKYVFEVDLRANKTEIKDAVQRIFDVKVLNVNTLRVKGKPKRVGKYLGKRSDWKKAIVQLSEDSKALEFFEGI, from the coding sequence ATGAAAGATCCTCGTGATATTATCAAGCGCCCGGTCATTACCGAACGTACTGCTGACATGATGTCTAGCAACAAATACGTATTTGAAGTTGATTTACGTGCAAACAAAACAGAAATCAAAGATGCTGTTCAACGCATCTTCGACGTGAAAGTTCTGAACGTAAACACATTGCGTGTTAAAGGTAAACCGAAGCGCGTAGGTAAATATTTAGGTAAACGTTCTGATTGGAAAAAAGCAATCGTTCAATTAAGCGAAGATAGCAAAGCTCTCGAATTCTTCGAAGGCATTTAA
- the rplD gene encoding 50S ribosomal protein L4, which produces MPKVTLFNQTGAQVGEVELNDTVFGIEPNEAVLADYVIMQQASLRAGTHAVKNRSAVRGGGRKPWKQKGTGRARQGSIRSPQWVGGGVVFGPTPRSYSYKLPKKVRRLAIKSALSSKVQSDEVIVLDALNFDAPKTKEMVQVLGSLNASKKVLVVTGDYNDNVALSARNIPGVKFVSASGINVLDVLHHDKMIITQDAVAKVEEVLA; this is translated from the coding sequence ATGCCTAAAGTAACACTTTTCAACCAAACTGGCGCTCAAGTAGGCGAAGTCGAACTGAATGATACAGTATTCGGAATCGAGCCGAACGAAGCGGTACTTGCTGATTATGTAATCATGCAGCAGGCTTCCCTTCGCGCTGGTACACACGCTGTGAAAAACCGCTCCGCTGTTCGCGGTGGTGGACGTAAACCGTGGAAACAAAAAGGAACAGGACGCGCTCGTCAGGGTAGTATCCGTTCTCCACAATGGGTTGGCGGTGGTGTAGTATTCGGACCGACTCCGCGTAGCTACTCTTACAAGCTCCCGAAAAAAGTTCGTCGTTTGGCGATCAAATCTGCACTGTCTTCTAAAGTGCAAAGCGATGAAGTTATTGTTCTTGACGCTCTGAACTTCGATGCACCGAAAACAAAAGAAATGGTTCAAGTGCTTGGAAGTCTGAACGCTTCGAAAAAAGTTCTTGTTGTAACAGGCGACTACAACGACAACGTTGCATTGTCTGCTCGCAACATTCCTGGTGTAAAATTTGTTTCTGCTAGCGGGATCAACGTTCTTGATGTACTGCATCATGACAAAATGATCATCACGCAAGATGCAGTGGCAAAAGTTGAGGAGGTGCTTGCATAA
- the rplC gene encoding 50S ribosomal protein L3, translated as MTKGILGKKVGMTQVFTPEGIVIPVTVIEAGPCVVLQKKDATTDGYEAIQIGFADKKAVRTNKPEQGHAAKANTTPKRFVRELRNVDLGQYEVGQEIKADIFAEGDIVDVTGTSKGKGFAGAIKRHGQSRGPMAHGSRYHRRPGSMGSIAANRVLKGKALPGRMGGEQITIQNLEIVSIDTERNLLLVKGAIPGPKNSFVTVKNAVKGSN; from the coding sequence ATGACCAAAGGAATCTTAGGTAAAAAGGTTGGAATGACTCAAGTTTTCACTCCAGAAGGCATTGTTATTCCGGTAACTGTTATCGAAGCGGGTCCGTGTGTTGTTCTTCAGAAGAAAGATGCAACAACTGACGGATACGAAGCGATTCAAATCGGCTTTGCTGACAAGAAAGCAGTTCGTACAAACAAACCGGAACAAGGCCATGCAGCGAAAGCTAACACAACGCCTAAGCGCTTCGTTCGTGAACTTCGTAATGTAGACCTCGGTCAATACGAAGTAGGTCAAGAGATTAAAGCTGATATTTTTGCAGAGGGAGACATCGTTGACGTAACCGGTACTTCAAAAGGTAAAGGTTTCGCTGGTGCGATCAAACGTCACGGTCAATCTCGCGGACCGATGGCTCACGGTTCCCGTTACCATCGTCGTCCAGGTTCAATGGGTTCAATCGCTGCTAACCGCGTACTGAAAGGTAAAGCATTGCCAGGTCGTATGGGTGGCGAGCAGATCACAATCCAGAACCTTGAGATCGTTTCAATTGATACAGAACGTAACCTGCTGTTAGTAAAAGGCGCAATTCCGGGCCCGAAAAACAGCTTCGTAACTGTAAAAAACGCTGTAAAAGGTAGCAACTAA
- the rpsJ gene encoding 30S ribosomal protein S10, giving the protein MAKQKIRIRLKAYDHRILDQSAEKIVDTAKRSGAEVSGPIPLPTERNVFTILRAVHKYKDSREQFEMRTHKRLIDIVNPTPQTVDSLMRLDLPSGVDIEIKL; this is encoded by the coding sequence ATGGCAAAGCAAAAAATTCGTATCCGCTTGAAAGCATACGATCACAGAATTCTTGATCAGTCCGCAGAAAAGATTGTTGATACTGCAAAGCGCTCAGGTGCAGAAGTTTCTGGCCCGATTCCGCTTCCGACAGAACGCAACGTCTTCACGATTCTTCGTGCGGTACACAAATATAAGGATTCCCGTGAGCAATTCGAAATGCGCACACACAAGCGTCTGATCGATATTGTGAACCCAACACCGCAAACAGTTGATTCGCTTATGCGTCTTGACCTGCCATCAGGTGTTGACATTGAAATCAAGCTGTAA
- a CDS encoding globin-coupled sensor protein, with the protein MGKRNMHSETKEQMLDDYNELVKSGRPNVFQHMTETELEKRKEFLNLTPKRLKLLAESKGFVEDVADELVEIFYDKLMNTDELKGIIQEHSTVERLGKTFKMYCGTLATDQIDMEYVNYRMKIGNVHNRVRLLPSWYIAANQLIMEFFIRKIMEKYATRDLERGIELVTAISALINLDTQIIMESYIAIYIKDRMRVQEEIKQVQHKLVGSGEMLAATAEQTSSSASEMFYATEKVYNDAQNIEESSENIMKHATAGEHIIDQTFDTMEQIESFFESVQQKIAKLSDSSNQIESIIEFIQKISKMTNILALNAAIEASRAGGEHGRSFMVVANEVKKLADDTSKALTKISDLVQISQADVQDVVNSLQGTTSLVEAGTSHASEARSSFQGILKAISASLTSIKQVTSDIKNLEMVSEEMRDAASNVAQMAGELAELSREINRRINQA; encoded by the coding sequence GTGGGGAAAAGAAATATGCATAGTGAGACAAAAGAACAGATGCTTGATGACTACAATGAACTTGTAAAGAGCGGACGGCCTAATGTGTTTCAACATATGACTGAAACAGAGCTTGAAAAGCGCAAAGAATTTCTCAACCTTACACCCAAGCGCTTAAAATTATTGGCCGAAAGCAAGGGGTTCGTGGAAGATGTAGCGGACGAATTAGTTGAGATTTTTTATGATAAGTTGATGAATACAGATGAACTGAAAGGTATTATTCAAGAGCATTCAACAGTAGAACGGCTTGGTAAGACGTTTAAGATGTACTGCGGTACCCTTGCAACGGATCAGATTGATATGGAATATGTAAACTATCGCATGAAGATTGGTAACGTACACAACAGGGTGCGGCTTCTGCCGAGTTGGTATATTGCTGCGAATCAACTGATCATGGAATTTTTCATTCGCAAAATTATGGAGAAATACGCAACGCGTGATCTTGAGCGTGGTATTGAGTTGGTAACAGCCATCTCAGCTCTTATAAATCTGGATACACAGATTATTATGGAGTCGTACATCGCTATCTACATTAAAGACCGCATGCGCGTACAGGAAGAAATCAAGCAGGTACAGCATAAATTGGTTGGATCTGGTGAGATGCTAGCAGCGACGGCGGAGCAGACGAGTTCTTCTGCTAGTGAGATGTTTTATGCAACAGAGAAAGTCTATAACGATGCTCAAAATATAGAGGAAAGCTCAGAAAATATTATGAAGCATGCAACCGCTGGCGAACACATTATTGATCAGACGTTCGATACGATGGAGCAGATCGAGAGCTTCTTTGAATCGGTTCAGCAGAAGATTGCCAAGCTGAGCGATAGCTCCAATCAGATTGAATCCATTATCGAGTTTATCCAGAAGATTTCCAAGATGACTAACATCCTCGCACTTAACGCAGCGATTGAAGCATCACGGGCCGGAGGAGAACATGGACGCAGCTTCATGGTTGTCGCAAATGAGGTCAAAAAACTTGCTGATGATACAAGTAAAGCACTCACCAAAATTTCCGACCTTGTGCAGATTTCACAGGCGGATGTACAAGATGTTGTCAATTCCTTGCAGGGTACCACAAGCCTAGTAGAAGCGGGAACCAGTCATGCTTCTGAGGCGAGATCAAGCTTCCAGGGGATTTTGAAGGCGATTTCAGCGTCGCTAACCAGTATCAAACAAGTAACGAGCGACATTAAAAATCTGGAGATGGTGTCAGAGGAAATGCGTGATGCGGCGAGTAATGTAGCGCAAATGGCAGGGGAACTGGCTGAATTAAGCCGTGAAATCAATCGTCGGATCAATCAGGCATAA
- a CDS encoding HD-GYP domain-containing protein, with translation MDRVPVRELRPGMVVKEDVTCPRTHMVLVKAGVTLNEAVISSLEKRSILSVAINDRYTLMLNPIDSLKQKLLQMSEERLALYAPNDRGANLSDQVYDVAACVRPMMHQVLNNEDLLSLLMELRVLDNDSFYNHIINSGVLSMLVGGLMNLSDEEVYCIGMGAFLHDVGLREMPFLITGKELSSYEKAQFAEHSRYGYYILREMGMPSSVADMVLNHHERWDGSGYPSGKKKDEIPLSSRIVAVVEEYDTLVNMNGKLPREALGILMEGKNKCFDGKVVDVFCKHIAVYPLGSLVALSTGETGVVINVRKNSGVTPIVKVYFNRVNRPMKQPKIVDLAEEKEVHIKKIL, from the coding sequence ATGGATCGGGTTCCAGTTCGTGAACTTCGTCCGGGCATGGTGGTCAAGGAAGATGTGACTTGTCCGCGGACGCACATGGTGCTTGTAAAAGCAGGAGTAACGCTGAATGAGGCGGTAATTTCATCACTTGAGAAGCGCTCGATTTTATCTGTTGCTATCAATGATCGGTATACGTTAATGCTGAACCCGATAGACTCTTTAAAACAGAAGCTTTTACAGATGAGTGAAGAAAGGTTGGCGCTCTATGCTCCGAATGATCGGGGAGCGAATCTGAGTGACCAGGTGTATGATGTGGCTGCATGTGTGCGCCCGATGATGCATCAAGTGCTGAATAATGAGGATTTACTTTCGCTTTTAATGGAACTTCGCGTACTTGATAATGACTCCTTCTACAACCACATCATCAATTCTGGTGTGCTTTCCATGCTTGTTGGTGGATTGATGAATCTGTCTGATGAAGAAGTGTACTGTATTGGAATGGGTGCATTTTTGCATGATGTGGGGCTGCGGGAGATGCCGTTTTTAATTACTGGCAAGGAATTGAGCAGCTATGAGAAAGCACAGTTTGCTGAACATTCACGATATGGCTATTACATTCTGAGAGAAATGGGGATGCCAAGCTCGGTAGCAGATATGGTGTTGAATCATCACGAGCGTTGGGATGGAAGTGGCTATCCATCCGGAAAGAAGAAGGACGAAATTCCGCTATCTAGCCGAATTGTAGCGGTAGTGGAGGAATACGACACACTTGTAAATATGAATGGAAAGTTGCCACGTGAAGCGCTTGGAATTCTCATGGAAGGAAAGAACAAGTGCTTTGATGGAAAGGTAGTGGATGTATTTTGTAAGCACATTGCTGTATACCCGCTTGGCTCGCTTGTTGCTCTTTCTACAGGGGAGACAGGTGTGGTGATTAATGTCCGGAAAAACAGCGGTGTGACGCCAATTGTAAAAGTATATTTTAACCGTGTGAATCGCCCGATGAAGCAGCCAAAGATTGTGGACCTAGCTGAAGAAAAAGAAGTTCATATCAAAAAAATCTTGTAA
- a CDS encoding bacteriohemerythrin, translating into MSEEITKVEFTDDLYTGIEFVDAQHHQLIDRINMFLDAIQQNDEEFIEDTVGYVLQYTLFHFKSEENVMMRSLYEEFELHRDQHSLFIKKMFALKIQIEENGITEALVQTLKNELLEWLITHIQVQDKKLASIEMEAHL; encoded by the coding sequence ATGAGTGAAGAAATTACAAAAGTAGAATTTACAGATGACCTATACACTGGAATTGAATTTGTAGATGCCCAACATCATCAACTGATTGATCGCATCAATATGTTCCTAGACGCTATTCAACAGAATGATGAGGAATTTATTGAAGATACCGTTGGCTATGTGTTGCAGTATACATTGTTCCATTTTAAAAGCGAAGAAAATGTTATGATGCGTTCTTTATATGAAGAGTTTGAATTGCACCGTGACCAGCATTCGCTTTTTATTAAGAAGATGTTTGCGCTAAAAATACAGATTGAAGAGAACGGGATCACAGAGGCGCTTGTACAGACATTAAAAAACGAACTGCTGGAATGGTTGATTACTCATATTCAGGTACAGGACAAAAAACTGGCTTCTATTGAGATGGAAGCCCATCTGTAA
- a CDS encoding bacteriohemerythrin, whose amino-acid sequence MDIQWSSDLETGIGIVDDQHRELFERIIQFFRVADQNDTTLTLQTVDYLAEYVIEHFSAEEGIMIKDSYPGFSSHRDEHSKFIKNVYRIKRKIAADGVTPELVATLKTDLVDWLVNHIKIRDKHLATIHQKEVSRYKW is encoded by the coding sequence GTGGACATTCAATGGAGTTCCGATCTAGAAACAGGTATTGGCATTGTTGATGACCAGCATCGTGAATTGTTCGAGCGAATTATCCAGTTTTTTCGGGTAGCCGATCAGAATGATACGACGCTTACGCTACAGACAGTGGATTATCTGGCTGAGTATGTAATTGAGCATTTTAGTGCCGAAGAGGGCATTATGATTAAAGACTCATATCCAGGTTTTTCCTCACATCGAGATGAGCATTCCAAATTCATTAAGAATGTATATCGGATAAAGCGTAAAATCGCAGCAGATGGTGTTACACCTGAACTTGTAGCCACGCTGAAAACTGATCTGGTGGACTGGCTGGTTAATCACATTAAGATTCGGGATAAGCACCTGGCTACGATTCATCAGAAAGAAGTATCCCGCTATAAATGGTGA
- a CDS encoding kinase-associated lipoprotein B → MSDLTLTPGTLVTASYKSGEYIGEIIELYPPRVAVVKILAVQKHPAQGDLHHPFATDVPLFHQRRALSYQEKASAPLASVRLYIGDVPDYKESLLAALDSEIQKLQQDDSEWAQRSLSELHALQNEYRTL, encoded by the coding sequence ATGTCTGATCTAACCCTTACACCCGGTACACTTGTTACAGCTTCCTATAAATCAGGTGAGTATATCGGAGAAATCATCGAGCTTTATCCGCCACGTGTAGCTGTCGTCAAAATTCTGGCCGTACAAAAACACCCGGCGCAGGGAGATCTGCACCATCCGTTTGCCACAGATGTGCCGCTCTTCCACCAACGCCGGGCGCTCTCATATCAAGAGAAGGCATCCGCTCCACTTGCTTCGGTTCGTCTATATATCGGTGATGTGCCAGACTATAAGGAATCTCTCCTAGCAGCACTGGATAGCGAAATCCAAAAGCTGCAACAGGATGACTCCGAATGGGCACAACGCTCTCTTTCTGAACTCCATGCTCTTCAAAATGAATACCGTACCCTATAA
- a CDS encoding toxin-antitoxin system HicB family antitoxin, whose amino-acid sequence MAEKKRFLLRLDPKLYEALESWAADEFRSVNTHIEFLLREAVRKSGRLSAKKAEERPDEEEME is encoded by the coding sequence ATGGCGGAGAAAAAACGATTTCTTCTTCGGCTCGATCCGAAATTGTATGAGGCACTGGAGAGCTGGGCAGCCGATGAATTCAGAAGTGTAAACACACACATTGAGTTTTTGCTGCGGGAAGCCGTACGCAAATCAGGCCGCCTGTCTGCAAAAAAAGCAGAAGAACGGCCTGATGAAGAAGAGATGGAATAG